Proteins encoded together in one Streptomyces umbrinus window:
- a CDS encoding MarR family winged helix-turn-helix transcriptional regulator translates to MDSREGTAVNDDATLIKQWNRLTRVHRRIEASMERRLHQQLGLGVSEFYALRTLSEGVRAGTGLLYLNDLANGIGLSQSATSRLVTRLQDRGLITTHTSSRDRRSVEIELTAVAHHVLRTGAPLLRQAIEQVVRQLGVEGTDQDLLRYLCGSAGDAVAAHAPPTGSVAAR, encoded by the coding sequence GTGGACAGCAGGGAGGGCACCGCCGTGAACGACGATGCCACGTTGATCAAGCAGTGGAACAGGCTGACCCGTGTCCATCGTCGGATCGAGGCCAGCATGGAGCGACGCCTCCACCAGCAACTGGGCCTGGGAGTCAGCGAGTTCTACGCCCTTCGCACCCTGAGCGAGGGTGTGCGGGCCGGTACGGGGCTGCTCTACCTCAACGACCTGGCCAACGGCATAGGGCTGAGCCAGTCCGCCACCAGCCGCCTGGTGACCCGCTTGCAGGACCGCGGCCTGATCACCACACACACCTCGTCGCGCGACCGGCGGAGCGTCGAGATCGAACTCACCGCCGTCGCGCACCACGTACTGCGGACGGGCGCGCCCCTGCTGCGCCAGGCGATCGAGCAGGTCGTACGGCAACTCGGCGTCGAGGGGACGGACCAGGACCTGCTGCGCTACCTCTGTGGGAGCGCGGGCGACGCGGTGGCCGCCCACGCTCCTCCGACCGGCTCCGTCGCCGCTCGCTGA
- a CDS encoding GNAT family N-acetyltransferase, protein MTRVRSASSIERSAAAAREALAGLPWWWWVGADSPDATADALRRQGAEQLAVLPVMVRHLDRPADPGAAVSAGGSDDAPGLRVETVRDGERLAELVGTYRASMGISPDLKAEMVRTEERREDNQDIIRLAAVVDGRVVGSTVVITAHGVAGIFLVHVAEENRRQGIGTALTVAALRHGRRRGMHSAALVASPMGEPLYRRFGFAAVSEYRLFAFPA, encoded by the coding sequence GTGACGCGCGTGCGGTCGGCGTCCTCGATCGAGCGGTCCGCGGCTGCCGCCCGTGAGGCATTGGCGGGCCTTCCCTGGTGGTGGTGGGTCGGTGCCGACAGCCCGGACGCCACCGCCGACGCCCTGCGGCGCCAGGGCGCGGAACAACTCGCCGTACTCCCGGTGATGGTGAGGCATCTCGACCGGCCGGCTGACCCGGGCGCGGCCGTCAGTGCGGGCGGTTCGGACGACGCACCCGGCCTGCGTGTGGAGACGGTCCGGGACGGGGAACGACTGGCGGAGCTGGTTGGCACGTACCGGGCGTCGATGGGCATCTCCCCCGACCTGAAGGCCGAGATGGTGCGCACGGAGGAGCGACGCGAGGACAACCAGGACATCATCCGGTTGGCGGCGGTCGTCGACGGCCGGGTGGTCGGTTCGACGGTGGTCATCACCGCCCACGGGGTGGCCGGGATCTTCCTGGTGCATGTGGCGGAGGAGAACCGCCGGCAGGGCATCGGTACGGCCTTGACGGTGGCCGCGCTCCGGCACGGCCGGCGACGGGGGATGCACTCCGCGGCGCTCGTGGCGAGCCCGATGGGGGAACCGCTGTACCGCCGCTTCGGCTTCGCCGCGGTGTCCGAGTACCGTCTGTTCGCCTTTCCGGCCTGA